One Veillonellales bacterium genomic region harbors:
- a CDS encoding LysR family transcriptional regulator, with amino-acid sequence MDIRKLQYFLAVAEEGQITRAAKNLHMAQPPLSQQLKLFETELGVQLIERGGSRKIRLTDAGQALRRRAEQILELIDKTEKEVKDVGEGLRGTLSVGLAVPWGITLGASFLLRQICRFHACYPAINFQLWEGDIYRIEDLLSSRVVEIGITKLPTDSETYEAIALPTEPVTAAFAPKWNDGQSTDSISLAALADKPLIIYRSYEERFLGYYQKLGLKPRILCTQDDIRSMLLWAESGLGVAIVQKSAAGLIPGSKLIFKEIIEPALITRTISVIWLKNRYLSAAARHFIDMFTKEK; translated from the coding sequence ATGGATATCAGGAAACTTCAATATTTCCTTGCAGTCGCAGAAGAAGGACAAATCACCCGAGCCGCCAAAAACTTACACATGGCTCAACCACCGCTTAGCCAGCAGCTTAAACTGTTTGAAACCGAACTGGGAGTTCAGTTAATCGAAAGAGGCGGCAGCCGTAAAATCAGGCTAACCGATGCAGGGCAGGCGTTGCGTCGCCGCGCTGAGCAAATACTGGAATTAATCGACAAAACGGAAAAAGAAGTAAAAGATGTGGGTGAAGGTTTGCGGGGAACACTATCGGTGGGGCTTGCGGTACCCTGGGGTATTACTTTAGGTGCTTCTTTTTTGTTGAGACAAATTTGCCGTTTTCATGCATGTTATCCGGCAATAAACTTTCAATTATGGGAAGGCGATATATATCGGATAGAGGATTTATTATCCAGCCGGGTAGTAGAAATCGGCATTACTAAGCTTCCGACTGATTCGGAGACTTATGAGGCGATTGCTTTGCCCACCGAACCTGTGACCGCCGCATTTGCACCTAAATGGAATGATGGTCAGTCAACAGATTCCATATCATTAGCCGCTCTCGCGGATAAACCGCTTATCATATATCGTTCATATGAGGAACGATTTTTGGGATATTATCAGAAACTTGGCCTGAAACCAAGGATATTGTGTACGCAGGATGATATTCGGTCGATGTTATTATGGGCGGAGTCGGGGCTTGGTGTGGCCATTGTACAAAAATCTGCGGCAGGCTTGATACCGGGCAGCAAGCTAATATTTAAGGAGATTATCGAACCGGCTTTAATAACAAGAACGATTTCGGTCATCTGGCTAAAAAACCGTTATCTATCTGCTGCCGCCCGGCATTTTATCGATATGTTTACTAAAGAAAAATAA
- a CDS encoding efflux RND transporter periplasmic adaptor subunit, whose product MIFTHQSGKFFYISLSAIVVAIAIAGCSSRQVADPPPPIKIKAMQVVQQDTPIAYEFVGQVIAKNEVQIRAKVSGNIVEKMVAGGEKVTQGQPLFQIDRRQYEATLLEAQGQLAQAEAVMSNSHLDTVRYQRLAAQQAIAEQVLDTALSSERQNAALVNTNRARTQRAEADLQDTLITAPFSGRIDVNDLSIGGFVQAGQTVIATLSSVNPIFIQFSMSENEYLRFIKLEHGTSPAEWGNNLKLILSDGTPYPLAGHIEQVDRAMAQDTATLTLKAAFANPQGVLMPGMFARIVAQGELRRGALLIPQRAVQQLLGKTFVTIVGEGDKSEPRPVKMGPRVGDLWVVEEGLTTADRVIVEGFGKAPPGTPLIIEMVDQNELQNTATN is encoded by the coding sequence TTGATTTTCACACATCAAAGTGGAAAATTTTTTTATATTAGTTTAAGTGCCATAGTTGTAGCGATAGCGATAGCCGGCTGCAGCAGCCGGCAGGTGGCTGATCCTCCTCCACCTATCAAAATTAAGGCCATGCAGGTAGTCCAGCAGGACACCCCGATTGCATACGAGTTTGTCGGCCAGGTGATAGCGAAAAACGAAGTGCAAATTCGCGCAAAAGTGTCTGGTAATATTGTGGAAAAGATGGTAGCCGGTGGGGAAAAGGTTACTCAAGGACAGCCGTTATTTCAGATTGACCGCCGTCAATATGAGGCGACGTTGCTTGAAGCGCAGGGGCAATTGGCTCAAGCAGAAGCGGTAATGAGCAATTCCCATCTGGACACTGTAAGGTACCAAAGGCTTGCTGCCCAACAAGCGATTGCCGAGCAAGTACTTGATACTGCACTATCATCAGAACGACAAAATGCTGCGCTAGTAAATACGAACCGGGCACGTACACAGAGGGCGGAAGCAGATTTACAAGATACGCTAATTACAGCCCCATTTAGCGGCCGTATTGATGTAAACGACCTAAGCATCGGTGGTTTTGTTCAGGCCGGTCAGACGGTAATCGCCACCCTATCCTCAGTTAATCCGATTTTCATCCAATTTAGCATGAGCGAAAATGAGTATCTGCGCTTTATCAAACTTGAGCATGGCACTTCGCCAGCAGAATGGGGAAACAATTTGAAACTGATTCTTAGTGATGGAACACCGTATCCACTTGCAGGCCATATAGAGCAAGTGGATCGCGCGATGGCGCAAGACACAGCGACACTTACACTGAAGGCAGCCTTTGCTAATCCCCAAGGGGTGCTTATGCCTGGCATGTTCGCCCGGATTGTGGCACAGGGTGAACTGCGCCGGGGAGCTCTGTTGATTCCGCAACGAGCCGTTCAGCAACTGCTGGGCAAGACCTTTGTTACCATTGTCGGAGAAGGCGATAAGTCTGAACCCCGCCCGGTAAAAATGGGACCGCGTGTTGGTGACCTGTGGGTGGTGGAAGAAGGCTTGACAACAGCAGATCGCGTTATTGTAGAAGGATTTGGCAAAGCCCCGCCCGGAACCCCCTTAATTATAGAAATGGTAGACCAAAATGAACTGCAAAATACAGCTACGAATTAG
- a CDS encoding multidrug efflux RND transporter permease subunit, translating into MARFFIERPIFAIVLSVIITLVGLIAAFTVPIDRYPQITPPHVSVDTNYRGANSQVLEKTVAQVLEQQINGIENMSSMLSTSADSGSYQLDIQFELGKDADLAVVQTQNRVAQANPSLPQSVLQAGITARKVSSDFAMVFALWSPNGTYDSTFMKNYGDINFIEDMKRVKGVGSITEYGADFSMRIWLMPDKMARLGITTNDIANAINEQNVQAPAGTIGQRPSLNQEFQYTVNVQGRLTEPTEFAKIIIRSKPDGSFVRLGDVAKVEIGGRNYGFACDVNDHPAIFFMVQPTTDANLLDTVSNCQKVIENAAKRFPPDMDYRVVIDTAKFVRESLKEVAKTFVLALLLVLLVVFVFLQSARATLIPMLAIPVSLIGTFGAFLALGFSINTLTMFAMVLTIGLVVDDAIVVIEAVEHHLRYNSLSPRDATLRAMSEVSSPIVAIAFVLASIFIPVAFLGGIVGVLYKQFALTIAVSMGLSAIVALSLTPALCTLLLKPYHSKTHTDTGLITKFFVKFNDLFENMVNKYGKGLVRVIQRSTLCITLLVVLLIASGGLFRAVPTSFVPPEDQGYYLTSVNLPEAASLDRTQEICKKIQELVSSQPGVQDIAIVSGLDLLTRANKPNTANMFVGLTHWDERTTPELQVDQEIRQTLALTRSLPEATVLSFNAPSLHGVGAMGGFTLMLESRGSNSDEEMDRISKEFLAAARKRPEIGTVFSNFRVDTPGYRFEVDREKVKALGIPVDDVFNALQAFLGGMEVNDFNIFDRTYKVVIQAETQFRSDIDSSRFFFVRTTAGKMVPLNTLVKPVPVSGASLIQRFNGYRAIKIGGTPAPGYSSGQALTALEEVAAQTLPNSFSYEWADQSREEKISGGRAPIVFCLALFFMFLCLSALYESWSIPFAVILSIPTGIFGAFLFQYMRHLENNVYMQIGLVMLIGLMAKNAILIVEFAKVRVDKDMEPVQAVIEAATIRLRPILMTSLAFIIGCIPLAMATGAGAGARKAMGTTVVGGMLIATGLGIFLIPVLFVVIEKITAKLNSPRQRIKNLPSSHLNENLPK; encoded by the coding sequence GTGGCTAGATTTTTTATTGAACGTCCGATTTTTGCCATAGTACTGTCCGTAATCATTACGCTAGTCGGTTTGATTGCCGCTTTTACTGTGCCAATTGACCGGTATCCCCAGATTACTCCGCCGCATGTCAGCGTCGACACCAACTATCGCGGGGCTAATTCCCAGGTATTGGAGAAGACCGTTGCTCAGGTACTCGAACAGCAGATTAATGGTATCGAAAATATGTCATCGATGTTATCGACCAGCGCTGATTCCGGTTCTTATCAACTGGATATCCAGTTTGAATTAGGAAAAGACGCGGATTTAGCGGTTGTACAAACGCAAAACCGGGTGGCTCAAGCCAATCCTTCTCTGCCACAATCCGTATTGCAGGCCGGCATCACCGCCCGGAAGGTGTCGTCGGATTTTGCTATGGTCTTTGCGTTATGGTCGCCTAATGGAACCTATGACAGTACCTTTATGAAAAACTATGGTGATATTAATTTCATTGAAGACATGAAACGCGTCAAGGGCGTGGGCAGTATCACCGAGTACGGCGCCGATTTTAGCATGCGGATATGGTTAATGCCTGATAAAATGGCCCGGCTGGGCATTACCACAAACGATATTGCCAATGCTATCAATGAACAAAACGTCCAGGCGCCCGCCGGAACCATTGGCCAGCGTCCATCACTTAATCAAGAATTTCAATATACTGTCAACGTTCAAGGTCGGTTAACAGAACCGACGGAATTCGCCAAAATTATTATCCGTTCAAAACCAGACGGGTCATTTGTCCGCCTAGGCGATGTAGCCAAGGTCGAAATTGGTGGCAGAAACTATGGCTTTGCCTGTGATGTTAACGATCATCCAGCAATCTTTTTTATGGTTCAGCCAACCACGGATGCCAATCTATTGGACACAGTCAGCAATTGTCAAAAAGTCATTGAGAATGCCGCCAAACGGTTCCCCCCCGATATGGATTACAGAGTGGTAATCGATACAGCTAAATTTGTACGAGAATCGTTGAAAGAAGTGGCAAAAACTTTTGTCCTGGCTTTATTGCTGGTCTTACTGGTAGTATTCGTGTTCTTGCAAAGCGCACGCGCCACTTTAATTCCCATGCTGGCCATTCCGGTATCACTGATCGGAACCTTCGGCGCATTTTTGGCACTGGGTTTTTCTATCAACACCTTAACCATGTTTGCTATGGTGTTGACCATCGGCCTGGTGGTAGATGACGCCATCGTCGTCATTGAAGCTGTGGAACATCATCTGCGCTATAACAGCCTCAGCCCACGGGATGCTACCCTTCGGGCAATGAGTGAAGTTTCGAGTCCGATTGTAGCTATTGCTTTTGTACTGGCGTCGATCTTTATTCCGGTGGCCTTTTTGGGCGGGATAGTGGGCGTATTATACAAGCAATTTGCCTTAACGATCGCTGTTTCCATGGGGCTATCAGCCATAGTGGCCTTATCGCTGACACCAGCGCTTTGCACATTATTGCTTAAGCCCTATCATTCAAAAACCCATACGGATACGGGATTGATCACCAAATTCTTCGTCAAATTTAACGACTTGTTTGAAAATATGGTTAATAAATACGGCAAGGGGTTGGTCAGAGTAATTCAGCGCTCGACTCTATGTATCACACTACTCGTGGTCTTGCTGATTGCGAGTGGCGGATTATTTCGGGCCGTGCCGACTTCTTTTGTTCCCCCCGAAGATCAAGGCTATTATCTTACCTCCGTGAATTTGCCGGAAGCGGCTAGTCTGGATCGTACGCAGGAAATATGTAAAAAAATTCAAGAACTGGTCAGTTCGCAGCCCGGCGTACAGGATATTGCTATCGTTTCCGGCCTCGATCTGTTAACTAGAGCGAACAAACCGAACACCGCCAATATGTTTGTTGGACTTACCCATTGGGATGAAAGAACCACTCCCGAACTACAGGTTGACCAGGAAATTCGTCAGACGCTGGCGCTTACTCGTTCATTACCGGAAGCGACAGTGCTCTCCTTTAATGCTCCGTCCTTACATGGCGTAGGTGCGATGGGCGGTTTTACTTTGATGTTGGAAAGCCGTGGCAGCAATTCCGACGAAGAAATGGACCGCATTTCTAAAGAATTTCTTGCCGCGGCCCGTAAGCGCCCGGAAATTGGAACGGTCTTTTCCAATTTCCGAGTCGATACTCCCGGCTATCGTTTTGAAGTTGACCGGGAAAAAGTGAAAGCGCTGGGTATTCCGGTAGACGATGTGTTTAATGCCTTGCAAGCTTTCTTAGGCGGCATGGAAGTCAACGATTTTAATATTTTTGACCGAACCTATAAAGTGGTGATCCAGGCTGAAACCCAGTTCCGTAGCGATATAGATTCCAGTCGCTTCTTCTTTGTACGCACCACAGCCGGGAAAATGGTGCCGCTGAATACGCTGGTAAAGCCGGTACCTGTTAGCGGCGCATCCCTGATTCAAAGGTTCAACGGCTACCGGGCCATTAAGATCGGCGGTACTCCTGCCCCCGGCTATAGTTCGGGGCAGGCATTAACCGCTTTAGAAGAAGTGGCCGCTCAGACACTGCCGAATAGCTTTAGTTACGAATGGGCTGATCAAAGCCGCGAAGAAAAAATATCAGGTGGCCGTGCTCCTATCGTATTTTGCCTGGCATTGTTCTTTATGTTCTTATGTTTGTCCGCTCTTTACGAAAGCTGGAGCATTCCATTTGCTGTTATTCTCAGTATACCCACAGGTATTTTTGGTGCTTTCTTATTCCAGTATATGCGGCATTTGGAAAATAACGTTTACATGCAAATTGGGTTGGTGATGTTGATTGGGTTAATGGCCAAAAATGCTATATTAATCGTCGAATTTGCCAAAGTCAGGGTAGATAAAGATATGGAGCCGGTGCAGGCGGTCATTGAGGCGGCTACCATTCGGTTACGGCCAATTCTGATGACCTCGCTGGCGTTTATCATCGGCTGCATTCCTCTGGCAATGGCTACCGGAGCCGGTGCTGGCGCAAGAAAAGCCATGGGAACGACGGTTGTCGGCGGCATGCTCATAGCTACGGGTTTAGGAATATTTTTAATTCCAGTGCTGTTTGTTGTTATTGAAAAAATAACAGCCAAATTAAATTCCCCCCGCCAGCGAATAAAAAATCTTCCGTCCTCACATCTAAACGAAAACTTGCCTAAGTAG